GAAAGCATCATTTTTCTAGCCTTTTTTACTGGCTTTGCAGTTCTGAAAATCACCGCTCCAGAGTGGCTCCCTGAAGGCGTTGAAGGGTTGGAGACACGGATGCCTCTGATCAACACGGTCATCTTGGTTAGCTCAAGCTTTGTGGCCTACTTCGCAGAGCGATATTTACATCAAAAAAACCTTTGGGGCTTTCGAGCTTTGTGGCTTCTCACGATGGCGATGGGAACCTACTTCGTTTATGGACAATATGTGGAATGGTCCGAACTTCAGTTCAGCCTTAGCAGTGGAGTCTTTGGAGGTACATTTTTTCTACTCACAGGATTTCATGGCCTGCATGTAATCACAGGCATTCTGTTGATGGGATTGATGCTACTTCGATCTTTCAGACCAAATAATTACGAGAAAGGTGATATGGGCGTCACCTCAGTCAGCCTTTTTTGGCATTTCGTTGATGTTATTTGGATCATTCTTTACCTCTTAATTTACGTCTGGCAACGCACAACCTGAACCATCTGATTTTTTAGATCGGCCTTCATTCTTTCCATCATGATCATCGACGACCGCCATTACGACGTAATCATCATCGGCAGTGGTGCCGGTGGTGGAACTCTTGCTGGTGCCCTGAGCCGTAAAGGTCACTCCGTGCTCATGCTCGAGCGAGGAGAGGCCATGGCTCTCGAAGATCAAAATGTGGCCGATGTGGATCTGTTTCGTAAAGATCGTTATCACCCCAGGAATGAACGCTGGTTTGGGCCCGACGGTGATCCGTTTGCACCACAAACCACCTATTCGCTCGGCGGCAACACCAAAATCTGGGGCGCAGTCCTGGAACGCATGCGCGAAAAGGATTTTGGTGACGTCCCGTTGCAAGAAGGGATTTCACCGTCTTGGCCCATGAACTACGACCAGTTAGCTCCTTATTACTCAGCAGCAGAAACGCTGTACCGCGTCCATGGTCGAGCTGGAATCGACCCAACCGAACCAGCCCGTTCTGCACCTTTTGAGTATGAGCCAAAACCATTGGTTCCCTTTCTTGAGCCTCTGCGAGAAGCTCTCAAACGCCAGGGATGTCAGCCCTATGACCTACCGCTGAGCTGGTCCACGAGCCAGGACGATCCGAGTGGAGATTCCCAGCTGTATGGCATCGATCATGCCAATCGTTCCAAGTTAGAAATCCGAACGCAAGCCACCGTGAAGCGGTTGCACGTGAATCCACTCGGCAGCTCCGTCAAAGGTGTTGAAGCTGACGTAGCAGGAGAAACATGGCTGTTCAAAGCGGATCTCATCGTGCTGGCCGCAGGAGCCATCAACTCTCCGGCAATCCTGCTGCGATCGCATTCAAGCCATCACCCCCGCGGACTCAACAACGGATCCGATCAGGTTGGTCGCAACCTGATGAATCTCCAACTCACCTCCATCCTGCAGCTCGCGACTGAACGCAACGACGGACGTTATTCGCGTTCACTCGGAATCAATGACTACTACTGGGGAGACAAAAATGTCTCTTTCCCGCTCGGCCACATTCAGGCCGCGGGAGGCGTCTTGCAAGACGCCCTGTTTGCGGAGTCACCGCCGGTGCTGTCCCTTGTCAGCAAAATGATTCCTGATTTTGGGCTGGAGCGACTGGCGTCCCGCTCGGTGGCTTGGTGGGCCATGTCTGAAGTCTTACCCGACACCCATAACAAGGTCTGGCTGAACAACGATCAGATCCGCATCAACTACATCCACAACAACCGCGAAGCCCATGATCGATTGGTCTACCGCTGGATTGACACCCTCAAAGCGATCGAAGCCGATCCACTCACTCGGGTCGTGAGTACAGCTCCGACCCACCCCCGGGGCGAAGCGCCCATAAGCGTTGTGGGCTACGCATGCGGAACCTGTTGCATGGGCATCGATCCAGCGGCTTCGGTGGTCGACGCGACAGGTAAATGTCATGAACTGGACAACCTTTACATTGCCGACACGAGCGTCTTTCCAAGTTGTCCCAGTGTTGGGCCGGGTCTGACCACCATCGCCTTAGCCCTGCGGCTAGCTGACACGCTCAGCCAGTGCATGAGCTAACCCAGCCCAAGAGCTGAAGGGGTCAGGCCATCGTTACAAACTCCTCAGAGACCGTCGGATGCAGGGCCATGGTGCGATCGAAATCGGCCTTGGTAGCCCCCATCCCCACGGCAATAGCAGCCATCTGAATAATTTCAGCGGCATGTTCACCAACCATGTGACATCCGAGCACCTTCTTGCTGCTGGCCTCCAAAACCAGCTTCAACAAGCATCGAGGGCCTTGTTGAGGC
The Synechococcus sp. CC9311 DNA segment above includes these coding regions:
- a CDS encoding heme-copper oxidase subunit III; this encodes MTTTNQDLPLNHQPGHIKHDGHNITGFIIFLCSESIIFLAFFTGFAVLKITAPEWLPEGVEGLETRMPLINTVILVSSSFVAYFAERYLHQKNLWGFRALWLLTMAMGTYFVYGQYVEWSELQFSLSSGVFGGTFFLLTGFHGLHVITGILLMGLMLLRSFRPNNYEKGDMGVTSVSLFWHFVDVIWIILYLLIYVWQRTT
- a CDS encoding GMC oxidoreductase, with the protein product MIIDDRHYDVIIIGSGAGGGTLAGALSRKGHSVLMLERGEAMALEDQNVADVDLFRKDRYHPRNERWFGPDGDPFAPQTTYSLGGNTKIWGAVLERMREKDFGDVPLQEGISPSWPMNYDQLAPYYSAAETLYRVHGRAGIDPTEPARSAPFEYEPKPLVPFLEPLREALKRQGCQPYDLPLSWSTSQDDPSGDSQLYGIDHANRSKLEIRTQATVKRLHVNPLGSSVKGVEADVAGETWLFKADLIVLAAGAINSPAILLRSHSSHHPRGLNNGSDQVGRNLMNLQLTSILQLATERNDGRYSRSLGINDYYWGDKNVSFPLGHIQAAGGVLQDALFAESPPVLSLVSKMIPDFGLERLASRSVAWWAMSEVLPDTHNKVWLNNDQIRINYIHNNREAHDRLVYRWIDTLKAIEADPLTRVVSTAPTHPRGEAPISVVGYACGTCCMGIDPAASVVDATGKCHELDNLYIADTSVFPSCPSVGPGLTTIALALRLADTLSQCMS